In Mycolicibacter virginiensis, the DNA window GCAATGCCACCGTGGTGCTGGCCCTGCTGACGTTGATCTTGGCGGTCACCCCGAGCACCCGCAGTCTCGGGATCTGCGCCGGCTGCGGACTGGTCGTGGCCGCCGTATTCGTGCTGTTGGTCTTGCCTCCGCTGCTGGCCTTGGTCGGCCGGAAGGTGTTCTGGCCGTTCATTCCCCGGGCTACAGGCAATGCGGTGATCCAGGTGGGCCCGTGGCACCGCGTCGCCGAGGCCGTCTCACGCCGCCCGGCCGTGGTGTGCACGGCGGCGATCGCCGTCCTGGCGCTGTCGGCTAGTGGCCTGCTGGGCGCCGGGATCGGGTTGTCGCAGACCGAGCAGTTCCGGTTACAGGCCGACTCGGTGACCGGATTCGACACGCTGGCAGCACACTTTCCGGACGGCGAGGCGAGTCCGACCATCGTGATCGGCCCCACCGCCCGGGCGCAGCAACTCAAACAGGCGATCAGCGCCGTCCCCGGCGTCGTCTCCGTGGTCCAGACGGGTGCCTCCGAAACCGGACGAACCATGTGGTCGGTGGTGCTCGACGCCGCACCGGCAACCGATGCCGCTTTCAATACCATTGCCGGAGTGCGCGATTCGGTCGGTGCGATAGACGCACGCGCACTGGTGGGTGGCGCCGACGCACAGGCCCTCGATGTGCGCGACGCAGCCGTGCGCGACCGTGCGGTGCTGATCCCGCTGATCCTCTTGGTGGTGCTCACCGTGCTGTTCGTGCTGCTTCGGGCGGTGTTGGCCCCACCGGTCCTGGTGGCGGCGACGGTGCTCAGCGCGGTCGCCGCGCTCGGCCTGGGTTGCTGGGCCAGCCTGCACCTGTTCGGATTTCCGGCGCTGGACAACAGCACTCCCCTGTTCGCGTTCCTGTTTTTGGTAGCGCTGGGCGTGGACTACACCATCTTCCTGGTGACCCGCGCCCGCGAAGAGACGCCCGCACACGGCACCCGCGACGGCATGGTGCGCGCGGTGTCAGCCACCGGCGGCGTCATCACCAGTGCCGGCATCGTGCTGGCAGCGGTGTTCTGCGTGCTCGGAGTGCTGCCACTGATCGTGCTGACTCAGCTGGGCATCATCGTCGGCTTGGGAATCCTGTTGGACACGTTCGTGGTTCGTACCCTGGTGATTCCAGCACTGTTCGCGCTGATCGGCGATCGGGTCTGGTGGCCCAATCAGCCACGCTGACTTCTACAGTGCCGCCCAGATCGACTTGGTCTTGAGGTAGCCGTCGATGCCCTCGTAGCCGAACTCGT includes these proteins:
- a CDS encoding MMPL family transporter, whose amino-acid sequence is MVWERLSTAVTGRRSWLVALVPILIAVALMALSNDNTAATQSPETLPAGAESARAAAAQTTFAGGEQATALLVATRDDGAPLTPADITAVNAARDRMTQLPQVLTGPVPPAMLSTDRQAALATVPLATDLSGFGLTDAVKALRAAAADGLPPTLSTHVTGGPAFGADIADAFTGANVTLLVVTALVVALLLIVTYRSPVLWLVPLMVIAFADRVATVVGSDVAPAAGVTFDGSTAGITSVLVFGAGTNYALLLISRYREELRIEPAHRIALRRAVAAAAPAILASNATVVLALLTLILAVTPSTRSLGICAGCGLVVAAVFVLLVLPPLLALVGRKVFWPFIPRATGNAVIQVGPWHRVAEAVSRRPAVVCTAAIAVLALSASGLLGAGIGLSQTEQFRLQADSVTGFDTLAAHFPDGEASPTIVIGPTARAQQLKQAISAVPGVVSVVQTGASETGRTMWSVVLDAAPATDAAFNTIAGVRDSVGAIDARALVGGADAQALDVRDAAVRDRAVLIPLILLVVLTVLFVLLRAVLAPPVLVAATVLSAVAALGLGCWASLHLFGFPALDNSTPLFAFLFLVALGVDYTIFLVTRAREETPAHGTRDGMVRAVSATGGVITSAGIVLAAVFCVLGVLPLIVLTQLGIIVGLGILLDTFVVRTLVIPALFALIGDRVWWPNQPR